The sequence GGAGGCTGGTATCCGTTTGGCGAGGAACAACGCGTGCCTCGCGGTGTGTGGGATGCGGCTCGCGGCGTGTGTCATCCGCCCGGGCAAGATTGCTTTGCGTGGGCGAAGTTTTGGCAGGGCGGTTTGGCGTATTACGGCGGCTTCATCGGCGCATCGGCCATGGCCGTGTATCTGCTCCGACGCGACCGTTTTCCGTTTTGGAAAGCTGCCGACATGGCCGGTTTTGCCGTGCCGCTCGGGCTTGGCTTCGGGCGCATCGGTTGTCTGCTCGCCGGGTGCTGCTTCGGCGTACGCACCGACAGCGCGCTAGGTTTGTCCTTCCCGCCGAACAGCCCCGCGAGCCAAGCGCAATTCAAGCTCGGGGAATTGGCGGCCGAGAATCATGTCTCGCACCCCGTTCTTCCGATGCAGATCTTCGAGTCGGCGGTTTCCTTCGCCATCGCTGCATACTGCCTGCTCTACGTGCACGGACGGAAACGTTACGACGGGCAGGTCTTCGTCACGTTCCTCGGGCTTTATGCCATCGGACGTTTCGTGCTCGAGATTTGGCGTGCGGACGATCGAGGTGCGCTCTTTGGCCTGTCGACATCGCAGCTCATTGGCGTCGTGCTGATTGGCGTTGCTTATGCGCTGCACAAACGGCTCTCGAAGCCATCTGCTCCCGTCGCAGCCGCGCCTGCCGCGTGACATGACTTCAACTCGGGCGGGCGTGCACGACGTCAGCCGATTCCCTTGCGCGTTCAGTTTTGCGGGCTTGTCGTGACGGGCGTATTCTCGGTGAATGACTTCATCGCCAGCTCGCTTCGTTCGCGCCGGTCTCACGGCGATATCGATTCTTGCTTTGTCGTTCGCTTCGATGGTCGGTTGCGAGGTCGGTAACTCCAACACCAATCCTCGTCCGCATTGTCCGCCTGATGCCGGGACGAATTGCGGCATCGTGACGACGGGAGGCTCCAACAGCGGCAGCTCGAGCGGCGATGGCGGCGCTGGCGGCTCGGCGGCGTCCAACGATGTCAGCGGAAACGTCGGCGTCTTGAATGACCTCGGTTTCTCGCAGGTCGCGCCCTACATCGGCGCTGCAACGATCTTCACCACATCGAACACGGGCTCCACGATCGACGCTCCTTACGGCGACATGATGCCCTCGTTCAGCCTGCCGTCCGTGATGAGCGGTGCGACCTGGTTTTTCGTGCAAGACCAAACGCTGGGAGCTACGGGGATTTTCTCGACGCATTCGGTGGTGAGCGTGCCCGTCAGTGGCGCAATCACGTTGCCCGTGGTCGATCGCCAAGTCATTGCCGCCATTGCTGGGAGTTTGCCCGCGCCGATCGCGATCGACGACTCGCGTGGTGTGATCGTGATGAAGATCGTTCGCAATGGGCAGCCGCTGTCTGGCGTGTCGCTGACGACACCTCTATCCGGCGCGACGATCGTGTACGACACCGGCGTTGGTTTGTACTCAAACCAAGTGCAAGAGACCGGCCCCGCAGGCGTGATTTTGGCGCTCAACGTGGACGGCCCGAGCGCGGCGGAGATTGTCGATCTGACCCTCACCGACATCGCGCAACAAGCGTTCTTCGTGCAAGTTCGCCTGCAAGCGGGTGCCGCTACGTTTGCCGGTTACGACCTTTGAACCCCGGCGTCGATTCGAAGGCGCAGGCAGCTCAGCCGGCCTTGTCACCCTTCTTCGCTTGATCGTGCTCACGCATTGCGTGTTCGAGCGCTTCGCGCGCGTCGGCAAAAGTGCGTTCGACGTCGTGCACGTGCCGCGCAACCCCCTCGTGATCCCCAGCTTCGGCCTTGTCCTCGATGGCCGCGAAGAGCGCTGCAAGCTGCCTCGCGCCCACCGTGCCGCTCGCGCTTTTCAGCGAATTCGCAACGAGCTCGACCTGCTTCAGATCATTCGTTGCGAGCGCACCGTGGAGCACCGCGATCCGCGTTGGTGTGTCGACGAAGAACGACTGCACGATTTGGTTGGCAATGCCTTCGTCACTGGCTGCCCCGAGATGCCGTAACTGCTCGATCGGCCGAGGATCGAGCACTTCCGCAGACGACACTGTCACGTCCCTCCGGCTCGAGATCCACGATGCACCAGCCTCCAGAGCCGTTCGCAGTTCGTCTAAACGAACTGGCTTGACGAGATAATAATCCATGCCTGCTTCGAGGCACCGTTCGCGCTCACCGGGCATC is a genomic window of Polyangiaceae bacterium containing:
- a CDS encoding prolipoprotein diacylglyceryl transferase codes for the protein MRPELFRVFYFDIGFPAYFGLLLAGFLFATALGTLWARRIGQDPDVIVDLGLACLLMGVVGGRLLHVIADGYFWDYVHLCTDPSKVDWPYNQAQCNQLVSRGSGFSLGGWYPFGEEQRVPRGVWDAARGVCHPPGQDCFAWAKFWQGGLAYYGGFIGASAMAVYLLRRDRFPFWKAADMAGFAVPLGLGFGRIGCLLAGCCFGVRTDSALGLSFPPNSPASQAQFKLGELAAENHVSHPVLPMQIFESAVSFAIAAYCLLYVHGRKRYDGQVFVTFLGLYAIGRFVLEIWRADDRGALFGLSTSQLIGVVLIGVAYALHKRLSKPSAPVAAAPAA